In Pseudobdellovibrio exovorus JSS, the genomic stretch CCCAATGTAGACAGATTTGAAAAAGATATAGCTACTTATCTACAAGAGCAAGAAATATACCCAATTGCTACGTCATCAGGAACAGCGGCAATCCATATTGCGTTGAGGCTCTTAAATCTGCAGGAAAAGGAAGAAGTTTTCTGCTCTAGCAGTACCTTTATTGCGAGCGCAAATCCAGTTATGTACGAAAAGGCCGTACCTATTTTCATAGATTCCGAAAAGGATACATGGAATATCTGCCCGGCTTCTTTACTTAGAGCCATTGAGGAAAAGAAAAAAACTGGCAAGATCCCACGAGTATTGATATGTGCAGACCTGTTTGGAATGAGCGCTCGGTACGACGAAATAACGGATATCTGCAACAGCTACGGAATCTCTATTATTTCCGACGCAGCAGAGGCTCTCGGTTCTTCTTATAAAAACCGTAAGTGCGGCACACTTGGAAACTACGGAGTTTTATCGTTTAATGGAAATAAGATTATCACAACCTCTGGCGGGGGGATGCTAATAACTCACTCTAAAGAAGAGGCGAATAAAGCTCTGTTTTTGATTACTCAAGCACGCGACCAAGCCCCTTACTATCTTCACTCTGAAATAGGATATAATTATAGAATGAGTAATATTTTAGCTGGGATAGGAATAGCACAACTGCAAGTATTAGATAGTAGAGTTGAGGCTAGACGTAATGTCTATTCGTCATATAAAAACTATCTAGTAGACACGCCATTGATCTTTCTTGATGAACCAGAAGGCTACAGATCTAATAGGTGGCTA encodes the following:
- a CDS encoding DegT/DnrJ/EryC1/StrS family aminotransferase, producing the protein MHKFEKRILLSPPHMSGNEMQYIQKAFDDNWVVPLGPNVDRFEKDIATYLQEQEIYPIATSSGTAAIHIALRLLNLQEKEEVFCSSSTFIASANPVMYEKAVPIFIDSEKDTWNICPASLLRAIEEKKKTGKIPRVLICADLFGMSARYDEITDICNSYGISIISDAAEALGSSYKNRKCGTLGNYGVLSFNGNKIITTSGGGMLITHSKEEANKALFLITQARDQAPYYLHSEIGYNYRMSNILAGIGIAQLQVLDSRVEARRNVYSSYKNYLVDTPLIFLDEPEGYRSNRWLSTALIPDNTRISASQLIAHLNEYNIEARRIWNPMHKQPIFEKNEFFHTESKPISEYIFQNGICLPSGSNMPDDTVYRISEIIKLAFQ